One Acanthochromis polyacanthus isolate Apoly-LR-REF ecotype Palm Island chromosome 6, KAUST_Apoly_ChrSc, whole genome shotgun sequence DNA segment encodes these proteins:
- the LOC127534590 gene encoding clumping factor B-like, with amino-acid sequence MERIHQNPGPGPEPGPGPGSGSGPGPGPEPGPGPEPGPGPGPAPSCVSFKSDDSKDFFIHFKGDEAPAAQRVDQQNSEVHRAQSDQQHDLDSIFMLLEDNMVTFVKKELKKMQKVVSPDYPECSESQREDEEKLESDDEDQRSSREMFQQITVLFLRRMKQEKLADCLQSSKRICVKTEAADQQNIY; translated from the exons ATGGAAAG GATCCATCAGAacccaggaccaggaccagaaccaggaccaggaccaggatcaggatcaggaccaggaccaggaccagaaccaggacctggaccagaaccaggacctggacctggacctgcacccagctgtgtgtcctttaaGAGCGATGACTCAAAggatttttttattcacttcaAGGGAGATGAAGCTCCTGCTGCTCAGAG agtggaccagcagaactcagaggttcaCAGAGCTCAGTCTGACCAGCAGCAtgacctggactccatattcatg ctgctggaggacaacatggtgacttttgtgaagaaagagctgaagaagatgcagaaggttgtgagtccagattacccagaatgctcagagagtcagagggaggatgaggagaagtTGGAGAGTGATGATGAAgatcagaggagcagcagagagatgtttcagcagatcacagtgttgttcctgaggaggatgaagcaggagaagctggctgactgtctgcagagcagtaagaggatttgtgtaaagactgaagctgctgatcaacagaacatttactaa